The window TCAGATCGACAAAATCGAAGAATTGCTTACCCGTTGGCAGCATATTAGAAAAGTGCGGCGTCATGTCCAGAAAAAGCTTGAGGAACTGCGGGTGGATGGGAAAATTGGTTCTTCACTTGCGGCGGAAGTGAAGCTATACACGAAGAATGAGGACGTGCACAGACAGTTAACGTATTTTGGCAACGATCTCAGGTTTATTTTTATCACTTCGCAGGCCGCGTCGTTTCACGATACTCACCCTGAAGCCGAAGACATGAAATTTGAAGACTTGCAAATCAGGGCCATTCCCAGTCCGCACCGCAAATGTGAACGCTGCTGGCATTACCGCGCCGACGTGGGAGCGGAAGCGAGATATCCGGAAATTTGCGGGCGTTGTGTGAGTAACCTCTATGGCAGCGGAGAAGCTCGACACTTCGCGTAACTGGCCGCGCTGGTTGTTGATTAGCGGGCTGGTGATTGTGCTTGATCAACTGACAAAATACTGGGCCGGCCAGTCGCTTGTTTCAGGTGAAAGCATGCCGGTCACTTCTTTTTTCAACCTGACACTCATTTATAACACCGGCGCAGCGTTCAGCTTCTTAAGCCGGGCTTCAGGCTGGCAGCGCGGCTTGTTTATCTTGATAGCGGCATTCGCATCATTGCTTATCGTCCATCTCATAATGCGCTATCACAGGCAAAAGCTCTTCAGTCTCGGACTGAGCTTGATCCTGGGTGGCGCGTTGGGAAACCTGTGGGACCGCATCGCGCTTGGACATGTAGTGGATTTCCTGGATTTCTACGTTCAGACCTTTCATTGGCCGGCATTCAATCTCGCCGATTCGGCGATCACCTGCGGTGCGGCGTTCCTCATCTGGGACAGCTTTAGCCGCCACTCAGCAAAGTAAGATTGAGAAAACTAAAGACCGGTGCAATGCCTGGCCCGGTGCAATGAGAAACCTAAAAGCAAACATGGGCGCGTACCCGCGCCCATGTTTCATCTGCTGAGAGACTCTAGCTGGAGATCAAGGGATTATCTCGCGCCAGAAGATCCGCTTTCCTCCAACGGGTGGTGACAACGGAGGCAGCGGGAAGATCTGCACTACACCCTGGGTGTTGATGATCTGCTCCAGTTTGCCCGCCACTTGAATAATAACGGGCCGCGTTGCCAGGGCAAATGTTATTAACGAACCCGATACACCATTGACGGATGTCGCAAGCGGGCCGCCGGTCGTATAGTCAAGGAAGTAACGATAGCTCTTGCCGCCGAGGTCGCACGCGTTGGTATCCGGAGCGTTGGTGACAAAACTCAGTATTCCGAGAACCAGCGACGGATCGGTGTTGCTGCGCTCGCCCGGAGACACGCCGCCCGGATTGAAATCGATGTACCAGCCGATTTTGCTGGTGAAGTCAACCGCATTGGCGGTGGTAAACCGGTCCGTTTCCTGAGTCGTGGGATCCACCGCTTCGGTGAGCGTCTGCTGAACCATGTTCGGGTTGCCGTGAACCACACCCCAGCCGGTAAAGGGCCCTAAGGGATCCTTGATGGCGTAGAAGGATTGCTGACTGGTGTCGGAAACGTCACCGACGCCAAGGTAGCGGCCGGTCCCCACGTACACGATTTCGAAGGTATTGACGCCAGAGACCAAGACTTCACCCAGTTCCGGCTTGGTGGTGATGGGCTGAGAACCGCTGCCCTGGTTGCCGGCCGCAGTTCCCAGTATCGCCAGCAGCGTAGCCGCGTTGCCCGAGGTGGCCAAAGTGTTCGGCGAGGAAACACTGTCGAACCGCCACAGGTTGCCGTTAAGGTCGCCGCCGTAAATACGCAAAGACGTGTTATCGGTCTGGGTGTCATTGACGAAAGAATTGATCCGTGCCAAGCCGCTGGGCGTCGTTGCGTTGCCCGCGTTGATTGATCCGGGTATCAGCGTTGCGATTTTGTTCAGTATTTGGCCGGTGACCGCATCGATCACGTACAGATAGCCACCGCCGGTGCCGGGTACGATGTTGTTATAGCCGGAGGTAACGAGCACCACCCATTTACCGTCGGCGCGCTTAGTGATGATGGGGTTACCGAAACTCAGCCCGATATCGCAATCGCTGAAGATGGGCGCATTCAGTGCGCTCGTTACCGGATCCTGCGGCACGTTGCCGACAGCCGGAACGTTAACGCCGGCGGAAACGGTACAGGTCGCCGGGGACTTAAGCTCCCACAGCGCCTTGGGGCTGGCCGGGTTGGTAATGTCGAGAGCGTAGTAGCCTCTGCCACCGGCATTCAAGCCGCCCACAAGAATGGTGGCCCAAATTGCGCTGGGCGTGCCGCAGTTCGCGGTGCAGATGTCGCCGGAAGTAGGCGTTGCGTCGACAAAGTACATGTGATTGGACGAGTAATCAAATCTTGCCAGATTCCACATGTTGGGCATCACCATGGAAGGAATATAAGCCCACATTTCAACTCCGGTATTAGCATTCAGCGCGTGCAGCATGCCGTCGTTTGCCGCCACATATAGTGCCGCCTGACGCGAAGCTTGGGCACTCTGGAAAGCGGCATAACCCTGATCACCGTAGTTGAAAATCGGCGCGCGCACATACACTGCCTCGGCCGATACGATATCGCCCAATATATGTGGACGATGGCGGAACAGGGAATCGATGCCGCCATCCGGCGTGACCAGGGAGTTGACTGGAGTCTCATAGGCGCGCTGACCGCGCAGATAATTCACCAGCTTCTCGCCGCAGCTGGTGCTGTCGCCCGAATCGCACTGGGTTTGCTGCGTACTCGTTAGCACGCTCCATTGCGCCAGCAGTTGCCGCCCGCCCAACGTGCCGTTGAAATAGGCCTGCTCGTTGGGCAACAAATTTGCCCAAAGGAAATTCTTAAGGTTGCTCGATGCCGGGCTGGATCCGTAATCGAAGGTGTAAATGGTGCGCGAGTCGGCGGTTGCGCCCACCATGGTGTCAAGCTTCGCCTGCGCTGACCAATTGATCGTTGGGATGAGGAGGCCAGTCGCGGCGTCGATTTCCTGTTGTATCGTGTCGCCGTACCAATCGACCGTGGTGTAAGTGGAACTGAATACAAAGTTATCGCCAGGCACGATGTTCGGAGTACTGGTCGCGGCGGCGGACTCGTTACTGGTGCGCTGGGCCACCGAGGAAAAGGCCTGCAGCAAGCCGCCGGTAACGACCGCCGGGCTTCTGGCGCTGAAATACGTGCCGTGGCCATTAACCGCCGCATGCCACAAATCGTCAACCGCAGTGATCGCGTTAGCCGCCGGCACTGGCCAGTCCGGGCTCACCGTCCAGTTGCCGTTCGAGACACCGCTTACCACCGCGTTGTAATCAGGGCTGGTGCCCGAGGTGTCGTATCCAGGGTTCCATAGCAGAGTGCTGTCAAGCCCCAGTCCCATGGTGAATGTCACCATGTGCTGCGCAGTGTTGGGGTCTTTGGTGGTAGGCGGCACGTTATTCGCGGTCACGTCCAAACCCAGCGCTCCGGTCGCATTGAAACTGGGCGTGCGCAGGTCCGTGTTCCAATAATAGTAGGCGACATCCGCGAGCGTACCGCCACCGTCACCCCCTGAAGCGGCAAAGGCATCGAAAAACGGTCGCGCGACACCACTCTGTCCGTCTTGGTCGCCCATTGCGGTGCCGTTAAGCTTCACCCCGCCGCCGCCGTTCCAATAACCGTCTGTGATTAGGAAGGTGAGATTCTGCTGGCAGGAATATTGAATCGGGTCGTCGCTAATATAGGACGCAGCCGAGCTTTTCATGCCGGCGTAATAACGGCCAATGCGCGAGAGCGCTGTGCGCAACGGCGTGCTGTTGGCGGGGCTAATTGCGTACAATTTGGTGTACCACTGGTTTTTCTGACCGCCCACGGAGTTGTCAAAAGGCGCATCGGGGAGCCACTGGCTGCTGCCGCTGGCATTAATAGTATTAAAGCCAACGTTATAGTTTTGATTGAGGCCGTAAAAGGCAATACTGGCGGAAGACTTAACCATTTGGATGCGGGTACGGTAATAGGCATACCAGTTGGCGAAGTTGGTCATTTCCTCAGTGAAGGTACAGAAGTTGGCATTTGCGACGCAGTCGGTGCGGGTGCTGGCTTTCGGATAGGTGGTCGTTGTGGATACAATATTCGTGCGCGTGAAATACCCATAACGTGCTCGGCTAAAGCTGCCGGCATAGACACGATCGCAGCCGGTGGTGGAACCGTTGCCGGTGGCGCCGGGGGCACCGGGGCTCGCGTTTACCGCTGAGCTTGAAGCGCAGTATCTTACGGTCGCAGGGTAGCTGAAATTCCCGCTGGCGTTGGTTTCATTCACCGTGGACTGACAATTCGTCAGATTTTCA of the Burkholderiales bacterium genome contains:
- a CDS encoding zinc finger domain-containing protein, with translation QIDKIEELLTRWQHIRKVRRHVQKKLEELRVDGKIGSSLAAEVKLYTKNEDVHRQLTYFGNDLRFIFITSQAASFHDTHPEAEDMKFEDLQIRAIPSPHRKCERCWHYRADVGAEARYPEICGRCVSNLYGSGEARHFA
- the lspA gene encoding signal peptidase II; translated protein: MAAEKLDTSRNWPRWLLISGLVIVLDQLTKYWAGQSLVSGESMPVTSFFNLTLIYNTGAAFSFLSRASGWQRGLFILIAAFASLLIVHLIMRYHRQKLFSLGLSLILGGALGNLWDRIALGHVVDFLDFYVQTFHWPAFNLADSAITCGAAFLIWDSFSRHSAK
- a CDS encoding PilC/PilY family type IV pilus protein; amino-acid sequence: MKHVILCRRTEAWLVAAALIGSCGLVQAASTSIANTPLFTAPASSVQPNIMFLLDDSGSMTSDFMPDNVGNGTRNMCRSSDSTCDSGGNDGNLSGTRTYGAPFLATQFNLIYYDPTLTYGLPKDYNGLSAYYQTYNNTWSFLWSAVRVNPFPNNAGGTANILTGFPEEVWCDGSQSGPTDTVHCRRNLQPNATFSVSLSNSRSGTTNTTTVTLNNNNCQAGDSVTIVNAGTAGFNGTFTVASSPAPTANTFAYTWNSASNPAAPGGTPAASACNIPITKLSSAGTTATAVFPIAHGCNVGDTIKISGASTGGYNVASATVTSVPSPNTFTYTTALSNLSVVEGTGSNSGQFIARSSLCPGTPSNYSTSTTVPPLMQGFPQGRYSQKVTLSGTPYYYSISPNEYCADENLTNCQSTVNETNASGNFSYPATVRYCASSSAVNASPGAPGATGNGSTTGCDRVYAGSFSRARYGYFTRTNIVSTTTTYPKASTRTDCVANANFCTFTEEMTNFANWYAYYRTRIQMVKSSASIAFYGLNQNYNVGFNTINASGSSQWLPDAPFDNSVGGQKNQWYTKLYAISPANSTPLRTALSRIGRYYAGMKSSAASYISDDPIQYSCQQNLTFLITDGYWNGGGGVKLNGTAMGDQDGQSGVARPFFDAFAASGGDGGGTLADVAYYYWNTDLRTPSFNATGALGLDVTANNVPPTTKDPNTAQHMVTFTMGLGLDSTLLWNPGYDTSGTSPDYNAVVSGVSNGNWTVSPDWPVPAANAITAVDDLWHAAVNGHGTYFSARSPAVVTGGLLQAFSSVAQRTSNESAAATSTPNIVPGDNFVFSSTYTTVDWYGDTIQQEIDAATGLLIPTINWSAQAKLDTMVGATADSRTIYTFDYGSSPASSNLKNFLWANLLPNEQAYFNGTLGGRQLLAQWSVLTSTQQTQCDSGDSTSCGEKLVNYLRGQRAYETPVNSLVTPDGGIDSLFRHRPHILGDIVSAEAVYVRAPIFNYGDQGYAAFQSAQASRQAALYVAANDGMLHALNANTGVEMWAYIPSMVMPNMWNLARFDYSSNHMYFVDATPTSGDICTANCGTPSAIWATILVGGLNAGGRGYYALDITNPASPKALWELKSPATCTVSAGVNVPAVGNVPQDPVTSALNAPIFSDCDIGLSFGNPIITKRADGKWVVLVTSGYNNIVPGTGGGYLYVIDAVTGQILNKIATLIPGSINAGNATTPSGLARINSFVNDTQTDNTSLRIYGGDLNGNLWRFDSVSSPNTLATSGNAATLLAILGTAAGNQGSGSQPITTKPELGEVLVSGVNTFEIVYVGTGRYLGVGDVSDTSQQSFYAIKDPLGPFTGWGVVHGNPNMVQQTLTEAVDPTTQETDRFTTANAVDFTSKIGWYIDFNPGGVSPGERSNTDPSLVLGILSFVTNAPDTNACDLGGKSYRYFLDYTTGGPLATSVNGVSGSLITFALATRPVIIQVAGKLEQIINTQGVVQIFPLPPLSPPVGGKRIFWREIIP